A window of the Arachis duranensis cultivar V14167 chromosome 5, aradu.V14167.gnm2.J7QH, whole genome shotgun sequence genome harbors these coding sequences:
- the LOC107487080 gene encoding uncharacterized protein LOC107487080 — protein MVGFFSDLSDTDDSAIDDIISQANDACLLDQISAINCSSFTDSSILPSHLESRFRKLKSFPATTHRAAAGKSTTPPPDHSKDENFPISDSSRSFHQSAKAPVSSPSGKNKPNGKMALDPKLQQGCVSSPSDSVDSSYGRNGLKSKSKLGSISSGSGSSDGSEESSLSSMFKPAEKGNKNKVKGKNSGSASSPSPSPPRRAGCFWCSPKKDSRKKSKEVDWSVLGWDKDDELLSDLGSFSSKKQQKILKKALKEEQKISREAEKIVEWAKQESARMNVNVIDHELSDTD, from the coding sequence ATGGTGGGCTTCTTCTCTGACCTCTCTGACACAGACGATTCCGCCATCGACGACATCATATCACAAGCAAACGACGCATGCCTTCTCGACCAAATTTCCGCCATCAACTGTTCTTCCTTCACAGACTCTTCCATTCTCCCCTCCCACCTCGAATCTCGCTTCCGCAAGCTCAAGTCTTTTCCGGCCACCACCCACCGCGCTGCTGCCGGAAAATCAACAACCCCACCGCCCGACCAttccaaagatgaaaactttcCCATATCCGATTCTTCTAGAAGCTTCCATCAATCCGCCAAGGCTCCCGTTTCTTCGCCTTCAGGAAAGAACAAGCCAAATGGGAAAATGGCGTTGGACCCCAAATTGCAACAGGGGTGTGTCTCTTCACCTTCCGATTCGGTGGATTCTTCGTATGGGAGAAATGGGTTGAAGTCAAAATCCAAACTTGGCTCCATTTCATCTGGTTCTGGTTCTTCCGATGGGTCTGAAGAGAGTTCATTGTCTTCAATGTTCAAACCAGCGGAAAAGGGTAACAAGAACAAAGTGAAAGGGAAGAATTCTGGTTCGGCGTCTTCACCTTCTCCTTCGCCACCTCGAAGAGCGGGGTGTTTCTGGTGCTCTCCGAAGAAGGATTCGAGGAAGAAGAGTAAGGAGGTTGATTGGAGTGTTCTTGGTTGGGACAAGGATGATGAGTTACTTTCGGATTTGGGAAGCTTCTCGAgcaagaagcagcagaagattcTTAAGAAGGCATTGAAGGAGGAACAGAAGATTAGCCGCGAGGCTGAGAAGATTGTGGAGTGGGCTAAACAGGAATCTGCAAGGATGAATGTTAATGTCATTGATCATGAACTCAGTGATACAGATTAG
- the LOC107486983 gene encoding SH3 domain-containing protein 2 has product MKRHFSPRRPRFSLQSSLHFFTRFHCLKTKVTVSVIKERRKMDAIRKQASKLREQVARQQQVMLPCSVSRGTSFVVVANSGSAYWLCSLEKLRKLYNSTKTAKHFQRHIVRGIEGLISVSSKQMEIVRKLAKDCCKYGTENQGGDYPLAGPSLQFGNSYETLENERETLLGILGDQISEPLRAQITGAPLEDARHLTHRYDKLRQEVEAQAAEVLRRRSKLRDTSVSAENSMRLQTAETRLKELKSALTALGREATTAMLSVEEQQQQVTLQSLCTMVDAERAYHRNALVILEKLYTEMIDERHPKESSSFPPPRVGHSQPTTENANSNGVDHKHNNQTGTFFFAKVIHPFDAQAEGELSLSVDDYVVVRQVDRNGWSEGECKGNAGWFPSAYVQRQDIIPASKIAEVE; this is encoded by the exons ATGAAAAGACACTTTTCTCCGCGAAGACCAAGATTCTCTCTTCAATCTTCATTGCACTTTTTCACCCGTTTCCACTGTCTAAA GACAAAGGTAACTGTTTCTGTTattaaagaaaggagaaagatGGACGCTATAAGGAAGCAAGCTAGCAAATTAAGGGAACAAGTTGCAAGGCAGCAACAGGTGATGCTTCCTTGTTCTGTTTCTCGTGGAACTTCTTTTGTTGTAGTTGCCAATTCGGGTTCTGCTTACTGGCTGTGTTCACT TGAAAAACTTAGAAAGTTATACAATTCAACAAAGACTGCTAAG CATTTTCAGCGGCATATTGTTCGTGGTATTGAAGGTTTGATCTCTGTTAGTTCCAAGCAAATGGAGATAG TGAGGAAGTTGGCTAAGGACTGCTGTAAGTATGGCACTGAGAATCAAGGGGGTGATTACCCTCTGGCAGGGCCTTCTCTTCAATTCGGTAACTCATACGAAACATTGGAAAATGAGAGAGAGACTTTGCTTGGGATCCTAGGTGATCAG ATCTCTGAGCCACTGCGAGCACAAATAACTGGCGCTCCTTTGGAGGATGCACGCCACCTCACGCATCGCTATGACAAACTTCGTCAAGAAGTAGAAGCCCAG GCTGCTGAAGTTTTGAGGCGTCGATCAAAGTTGAGGGATACTTCTGTGTCTGCAGAAAATTCCATGAGGCTTCAAACTGCAGAAACAAGGCTGAAAGAGCTTAAATCCGCCTTGACGGCACTTGGCAGGGAAGCAACCACTGCTATGTTGTCAGTTGAAGAACAACAGCAACAAGTAACCCTCCAGAGCCTTTGTACAATG GTTGATGCTGAGAGAGCCTATCATCGAAATGCCCTTGTTATTCTAGAGAAACTATATACTGAG ATGATTGATGAGAGACATCCAAAAGAATCTTCTTCATTTCCACCACCAAGAGTTGGGCATAGTCAACCTACGACTGAGAATGCTAATTCAAATGGCGTTGATCATAAACACAACAATCAAACAGGAACATTCTTTTTTGCTAAG GTCATACATCCTTTTGATGCTCAAGCCGAGGGAGAATTGAGCCTATCAGTTGATGATTATGTTGTAGTTCGTCAG GTTGATCGGAATGGATGGTCTGAAGGAGAATGCAAGGGCAATGCTGGATGGTTTCCCTCTGCCTATGTACAGAGACAAGACATAATACCAGCCAGCAAGATAGCGGAAGTAGAATAA
- the LOC107486982 gene encoding uncharacterized protein LOC107486982: MLNPFTKSHLDLPPISTFPDVVRYHRDWWHVGEYVLVELSDGSIYTIDAISFHKYEIQKIVISSPPDNDDFLAVAIYKECGKLAVSKLNDKRWTHIPTEQMSTFFQDVIFFQDKIYALDDDTSLYEFDKKVIMDELGKKPRPQLVPLLTSIGGICEPPPPAKLATHYNCSMNKYVIGCVDGSLLMIVKHNDWAMEMLHVCNKFDVFKLNKNSKEWSRMHSLEDYAVMIGYNSSVQMFPGKSPYCKGNHIYYTDNQVVLHTLGKPSLQDMGILNLEDTNTNEILPNVEWVCPPTWLLP; this comes from the coding sequence ATGTTGAATCCTTTTACTAAATCTCATCTTGATCTTCCTCCAATTTCAACTTTTCCAGATGTGGTTCGTTATCACCGTGACTGGTGGCACGTGGGTGAATATGTTCTGGTGGAACTTAGTGACGGTTCGATCTATACTATTGACGCCATTAGTTTTCATAAGTATGAGATTCAGAAGATTGTGATATCCTCCCCTCCTGACAATGACGACTTCCTGGCAGTGGCTATATATAAAGAGTGCGGCAAGTTGGCCGTTAGTAAACTGAATGACAAGAGATGGACACATATTCCAACTGAACAGATGTCGACATTTTTTCAAGATGTCATATTTTTCCAAGACAAGATATACGCCTTAGACGATGATACAAGTCTGTATGAGTTTGATAAGAAGGTCATTATGGACGAACTAGGGAAGAAGCCCCGGCCTCAACTAGTACCGCTACTGACCTCCATTGGAGGAATATGTGAACCCCCACCTCCGGCAAAACTGGCCACGCACTATAATTGCAGCATGAACAAGTATGTGATTGGTTGTGTTGATGGCAGTTTGTTAATGATAGTTAAACATAATGATTGGGCTATGGAAATGCTACACGTCTGCAATAAATTTGATGTGTTCAAGTTGAACAAGAATTCAAAAGAATGGTCAAGAATGCATAGTTTAGAAGATTATGCAGTAATGATTGGATATAATTCGTCTGTTCAGATGTTTCCTGGCAAATCCCCATATTGCAAGGGAAATCATATATATTACACAGACAACCAAGTGGTGTTGCACACTCTAGGCAAACCCAGCCTGCAAGATATGGGCATCTTAAACTTAGAAGATACAAACACCAACGAAATACTACCAAATGTGGAATGGGTGTGTCCTCCAACTTGGTTGTTACCCTAA